A segment of the Bdellovibrio bacteriovorus genome:
TGCTTACTTTTGCAGAAGCAGCGCTCCCAACGCGATGTTTATGCAAAAGTAAGCAGGTACCTTTTTTCCCGGTCCTTGATCTTGTGGCTCTGGGACCTTTTGTCTTGTTCCGCGATAAACTGTGGACACTTTGTGTTTGCCGCTGACAGCATGAATAGACATCCATGGAGGGACTACTATGAAACACCTGCTTCTTTCACTCACAGTTTTGTTGTCTGGCGCTGCGGCTCAGGCACAGGATCTTTTCTGCAAAATTTCTGTGAACAATGAAGTGATGGTCGACACGAAAGTGTCCACTGTTGTCGGTAAAAATGCTGCCATCGGCACTTATGACAACTATCAGATCAGCGTGCGCAACCAGAGCGCTGGCAAATTCTATATTGAAGTTTACGAAACCAACGTGTCCCGTTCATACGCTGACGGCGTTTTGCGCACGGAAGAGGACGAAATGAAATGGACCCTTTGGAGTCGTGAAATTCTGATGGAAGCTTCCTGCCGTCTGGCGATCTAGTTTTCATCCGTTCGAACCAAAAACTGAAACGGACCGAACCACCTTCGGTCCGTTTTTTTATTCCCTAAAAGGCCCCCCGGTGACGGTTTTGGGCCCTCAAACCCCGGCCTATGGGTTCCATATCAAATATAAGCTTTCCTCCGAATGGCGGGGGAATTGCTGTATTTCAGGGAATGGTTAAGAAGTTATTATTCTTTAGCTTATTCGTTCTTCAGATCCTGGTCGCCCCGGCCCTGGCCGACAGCTATGACTATGCCCGGATCTTTGATGTGGCTTTCAAAACCATGACCCAAAAGGACCTCTATAAGGCCCTGAACGAATCCATCATTCAGCAGAAAAATCCCCTGACTCAAAGTCAGTTGGTGTTCTTGCTGAAGAAAAATCCTGAATACATCGCGATCCTTGAAGACACGACGGCAAAGTTGGCCAAAACCCAAAGTGAATCACCCGAGGCCTACGCCGCCTATTTAAAAGAAGTTAAAGCCCAACTGAAGACCGTGGTGCAAACCCCGCGCTTTGCCGAACAACTGGCCAAATACGAAAGCCCGTCCCAGCCCCTGACAATGGATCTGCCGGGTGGGTCTCCGGGATTCCGTGGCATGCGTTTATTCATCAATCACCCGCATCTAAAAACCATCAACGGCAAAACCCGCACCTTACCGGGCGATGACCTGCGCAAAGTCGTCGTGGACTTCATCACTGGGGCCGAGCAGGAAATCTGGTACAATGTTTTTGATTTCGATCTGAAAGTGATCGCCGATGCCCTAAAAAACCAGCACATGAAAAAAGGTGTAAAGGTCACTGGCGGCATTGATGCCGGTACGATCAACACCCGTCCTGAAGTGAAAGCCATCTTTGATGATCTTGCCACTTTGGAAGGTGAAAACTTTAAAACGGTCGCTGTAAAATCCGTGGGCCTGAATCACCAGAAGATCATTCTGCGGGACCCGTTTGGCCCAAAGGCCGCCGTGCTGTTCCTGTCCGGCAACTTCACCCAAAGCTGCATCGGTCCTGAAGGGGATCTAGTGAATCTGCCACCGGAAAAACGCAACGAGTTTTCCATCCCGAACGCCAATCATGCTTTGATGATCCTGGGAACTTTGCCAGCACAAGCCACCAAGGCCGAGCTTAAGAAAACTCTGGAATACAAAATCCGTGGTCAAAGCCAGTACCCGATCAGTGGCAGTTACAAAATCATGGGCGAAAAGAAAAGCCCGCATGAAGAAGCCTCCTACATCGTCCTGTCATTCTCGCCCAACGGCGGTGAAGGTGATGTGAACAAAAGCATTTTCGTGCCGCTGATTCAAAACTCCAAAGGTCCGATTGAGGCTGTGCACTTTGCGTTTTCTTCCAAGCAAATTCAAAGCGCGCTGATTGAACGTGCCGCCCGTGATATGAAGGAAAAAGGCCAGTTTGAATTCCGCTCGGTCGGAGACACCCCATTTGCCATGCGTGAATGGAGTGCGTTCCTGCTGCTATCCGGACTTAAAAAAGATCTGACCTCGGGCAAGTATCTGACAGATGCGGAAGCTCCGATTCTGCAGGCCCTGGGTGCCGCAGGTGTGACGGACCTTCAGGACAAGATCCGCACAGCGCCCTCGATTTACGGTGAACGCCACTTCCGGCTGGAAGATGGGACGGCCGTGAAGACCACGTCCAAAATTCATCACAAGGTGTTTATCTTCCCTGAAGAATCGACGGCTGTTTTGGGAACATCCTTTAATCCAAGTGAAAACGCTGAAAACAACAACGAGCAGATCGTGATCGTCAAAGATGCCGCCATCGTGGAACAAGCCCGAGGTCTGTTCGGATATCTGTACCAACAGTCAGCCCGGTCCGTAACCCAGGAAGCAAATAAACGCAATTTCAAGGCGCTGCCTTCCCCGGACGAGACTGTGGGCGATGAATCCATGGAAAGAGATCAATAAGGCTGACAGATTCCACGGCTTCTGTTAGCTTTCTGTTCATGAAGTTTCTGCGCAGCACATTGAAGTATCTGATGTTTTTCACGTTGGGGATCGTGACCTGCGCCTTTGTCGGAATGGCTGTCATCACCTACTACACGGTCGACTATCTGATTCAGGATCCCGCGACCACCACCGCTGTTCAAAAGAAACCTTACCCCGTAGCCAAAGCCACTTTGACTCCGGATTTGAAAGCCGCTGATCCGGCCTCGGAACAAGAGCTGATTCCCGCGTCCTCCAAAGAAAACTTCCGCAAAGCCTTCGACACTTCAAGGTCGTTTGTGATGATGAGTGCCGAGATCGGCGATCTGGTGCGCAAGTTGGAAAAAGCCAATATGCCGCCGCTGTGCCCGTCGCTGTGTGATGCCAGTCACATGGACCGCGAACAACTGAGAGAAAACAAAGTCGCCTATCTGGAAAAGTACTATCAGCAACAAGGCACCCGCGCCCTGCAGGACCCTGATTTCCGTCTGATCACCGATGATATCAGCCGCATTCACCGCCTGATGGTTCCAGCCCACAAGATCATGACCAAGATTGATCGCCTGAAAGAACGCCAGCAAAACCCTGAAGGTGTCAGCACCACAGATAAGCTGGTTATCACTGCAGAAATTCAAGGCGCGGTGTTAACTGATTTCTATGGCTTTGTTCACGACGTCGAAGCGCTGAAATCCGAAGACAGGAAAATGAAGCTGATTCGCGATCTGCGTAAATCCTGCCACAAAGGCAAATCTGCCAAACAGCTGATATCAGAGTGCGACTCAATAATGTCGCAACAATAAATCACTTTCGTATCTATTGATTGAATATCACACTCAAATGAATTACCTATAGGACCCTATGGGAAAAGGCCTCTCTCGCACACAAGTTTTCTTCATGACCCTGACCTGCATTCTGGTGGTGGGCAATATGTACTACAACCAACCGCTGCTGGGGATTCTCGCGCGTGAATTTGGTGTGACAGAAAGCAAAGTATCTTTGGTTCCGGCCTTCACCCTGATCGGTTATGCCTTGGGTATTTTGTTCCTGGTCCCGATGGGCGACATGATTGAACGCCGTAAACTGATCCAAGGCTCCATGACCATGGCGGGCCTGCTGGCCATCGCACTTCCATTCAGTCCAACCCTGGGTGTGTTCTGTGCGATCAGTTGTGTGATGGGCTTCTTCAACGTGTCCCAGTCTGTGTTGATTCCCTTTGCGGCAAACCTGGCCAAACCTGAAGAGCGCGGCAAAGTCGTCGGCATCGTTCTGTCCGGAATTCTGATTGGCTCTTTGATGGCAAGAACCCTTGCAGGTTTCATTGCGCAGTACTTCGGCTGGAAGACGGTGTTCATTTTTGCCGGTTCGGTCAGCTTGATTCTTTCCATCGTATCGCAGTTCGTGCTGCCGATGTCCGAACCTAACTTCAAGGGCACCTACAAACAGCTTCTGCTTTCCACCGCCAAACTTTTCCGTGAACTTCCCACCATGCGCGAAGCGGCTTTGATGGGCGCGATCTTGTTTGGAACGTTCTCGGCTTTCTGGACGACGCTGACCTTCCTGCTGGAGGCCGCTCCGTTCAACTATGATCCAAAAACCATCGGCCTGTTTGGCGCCCTGGGCATGATCGGTGCTTTGGCGGCTCCTTTGGCTGGGCGTTATGCCGACAAAAAAGGCGCTGCGGCGACCATCCGTATGGGTCTTTACTGCTCCATGGGGGCCTTTGCCCTGCTTGCACTTTCCTCCACCTTCGTAGCAGGAATCATCCTGGGTGTTTTGGTGCTGGATCTGGGCATTCAGGTGGCCCATATCTCCAATCAGTCCCGCGTGTTTAGCCATCCACCCGAGTACCACTCCCGCCTGAACACGATTTACATCTTTGCCTACTTTACCGGAGGAAGTCTCGGGTCTTACGTGGGCTCAACGCTATGGAGCTGGGGCCAATGGCCTGCTGTCAGCCTGGGTGGGCTCGGCTTTTGCCTGATCGCGACCCTCATTTTCCGCCGGGGGCAGAAAATCCGAGCGGCCGCCGCCAAAATAGCCTAAGATATACCCATTTCGCCTCGCATTAGCTCAAGCGCTCTCGTTGCAGAACTTTCATCCTTGAGGGTGGTTATGTTAGTCTCGGGGCGTTTATAGAGGTGTGAATGAAAATCGCTGATCTTTCTCCTAAGAATGAGTTTATCCCCCGTCACATTGGTCCTACAGATTCTGACATCCACGAGATGTTGAAAACTCTGGGTTTCAATTCCCTGGATCAAATGGCTGACAAAGTGATCCCGGCACAAATCCGCACAACCCACACTTACGCAGATGTGGGCTCGGGTATTTCTGAGCACGGTCTTTTGAATCATCTGAAACA
Coding sequences within it:
- a CDS encoding MFS transporter yields the protein MGKGLSRTQVFFMTLTCILVVGNMYYNQPLLGILAREFGVTESKVSLVPAFTLIGYALGILFLVPMGDMIERRKLIQGSMTMAGLLAIALPFSPTLGVFCAISCVMGFFNVSQSVLIPFAANLAKPEERGKVVGIVLSGILIGSLMARTLAGFIAQYFGWKTVFIFAGSVSLILSIVSQFVLPMSEPNFKGTYKQLLLSTAKLFRELPTMREAALMGAILFGTFSAFWTTLTFLLEAAPFNYDPKTIGLFGALGMIGALAAPLAGRYADKKGAAATIRMGLYCSMGAFALLALSSTFVAGIILGVLVLDLGIQVAHISNQSRVFSHPPEYHSRLNTIYIFAYFTGGSLGSYVGSTLWSWGQWPAVSLGGLGFCLIATLIFRRGQKIRAAAAKIA